One window from the genome of Serinibacter salmoneus encodes:
- the glsA gene encoding glutaminase A, whose translation MGISGVPWRGGDVAGRMSDVKIPADQVSDAPRFVADVPIPSADAVHALLEEAYDSFRDVTEGALSSAVPSLQLANPDHFGLAVMGVNGRLHERGDSRVPFTIQSVSKPFTYALVAQAHGIEFIRERIGVNATGLPFNSAQAVEQGVPGPTNPLVNAGAIATASYAVGEGVEERWSWLRNGLSRFAGRDLTLNHDVLESERATNYRNRALGNLMRSFGALTGSPLDAVEIYTRACSLEVTAADLAAMGAVLADGGVHPVTGQRVVSAEVARLTLAVMLVAGMYETSGDWLVDVGMPGKSGIGGGMVTVAPGKGAFSTFSPLLDHAGNSVRGGRVATMIGRTLGLDMLASRPYTRSESDAD comes from the coding sequence ATGGGTATCAGCGGGGTGCCGTGGCGGGGCGGGGATGTGGCGGGCAGAATGAGCGATGTGAAGATCCCCGCCGACCAGGTCAGCGACGCCCCCAGATTCGTTGCCGACGTCCCGATCCCCAGCGCCGATGCCGTCCACGCACTGCTGGAGGAGGCCTACGACTCCTTCCGTGACGTCACGGAAGGGGCTCTCTCCAGCGCCGTGCCTTCCCTCCAGCTCGCGAACCCCGACCACTTCGGGCTCGCGGTCATGGGGGTCAACGGGCGACTGCACGAGCGCGGCGACTCCCGGGTCCCGTTCACGATCCAGAGCGTCTCCAAGCCCTTCACCTACGCGCTGGTGGCGCAGGCCCACGGGATCGAGTTCATCCGCGAGAGGATCGGCGTGAACGCGACGGGCCTGCCCTTCAACTCCGCCCAGGCGGTCGAGCAGGGGGTCCCGGGCCCGACCAACCCCCTGGTCAACGCGGGTGCGATCGCCACGGCGAGCTACGCCGTCGGGGAGGGCGTGGAGGAGCGCTGGTCCTGGCTGCGCAACGGTCTGTCCCGGTTCGCGGGGCGTGACCTGACGCTGAACCACGACGTGCTGGAGAGCGAACGCGCCACCAACTACCGCAACCGTGCGCTGGGCAACCTCATGCGTTCCTTCGGGGCACTGACCGGTAGCCCGCTGGACGCGGTGGAGATCTACACCCGCGCCTGCAGTCTGGAGGTCACAGCCGCGGACCTCGCCGCGATGGGCGCGGTGCTCGCCGACGGCGGTGTGCACCCCGTGACCGGGCAGCGCGTGGTCAGCGCGGAGGTCGCGCGGCTCACGCTCGCCGTGATGCTGGTCGCCGGGATGTATGAGACCTCCGGGGACTGGCTGGTGGACGTCGGGATGCCGGGGAAGTCCGGGATCGGCGGTGGCATGGTGACCGTCGCGCCCGGGAAGGGGGCGTTCTCCACCTTCTCCCCGCTGCTGGACCATGCCGGCAACTCCGTGCGCGGCGGACGCGTGGCCACGATGATCGGGCGCACCCTCGGGTTGGACATGCTCGCCTCGCGGCCCTACACGCGCAGCGAGTCCGACGCCGACTGA
- a CDS encoding FAD-dependent oxidoreductase yields the protein MRLVVVGGVAGGMSAAARARRLDEHAEIIVLERGEHPSFANCGLPYYVGGEIRQESKLLVQTPESLRAALDLDVRVRHDVTAVDPHARTLTATTPDGEITLGYDALVLAPGAAAVVPPIPGLADSLASGVVKTLRTVGDAIAMRAALPQARRAVVLGAGFIGLEAAEALRLQGLEVDVVELAEHVLPPLEREMASLVTDELVRLGISVHDGVAATALEDAAGEAAVEVVLDDGARLPADLVVLSVGVRPDTAPFEAAGVECERGAIVVDSRGRTNVPGIWAVGDATVSEDAVTGARRPVALAGPANRGGRLVADDILAPERARPMPRPVGTAIVRVGELTAAMTGANRAALESAGIAFETLHLHPGSHAGYFPGAEQIHLLVHLGTGGEHEGRLLGAQAVGADGVDKRIDVLATAIRHEAMAADLMDLDLAYAPPYGSAKDPVNLAGMMADNLAEGSLAVWQARDLDAVRGASLILDVRSPGEFASGHIPGALNVPHTQLRERMSEVRAAAAGRPVRVHCASGMRSYLAHRLLVAEGFDSANLSGGILTLEAWLGREAAEVLVTPEAAVPEAVR from the coding sequence ATGAGGCTCGTGGTCGTCGGCGGCGTGGCCGGGGGGATGAGCGCGGCCGCGCGCGCCCGCCGGTTGGACGAGCACGCCGAGATCATCGTGCTGGAGCGGGGCGAGCACCCCTCCTTCGCCAACTGTGGCCTGCCCTACTACGTGGGCGGGGAGATCCGTCAGGAGTCCAAGCTCCTGGTCCAGACCCCCGAGTCGCTGCGCGCCGCGCTGGACCTCGACGTGCGCGTCCGCCACGACGTGACCGCCGTCGACCCGCACGCCCGTACCCTCACCGCCACTACGCCCGACGGCGAGATCACCCTCGGCTACGACGCCCTCGTGCTCGCGCCGGGCGCCGCCGCCGTGGTGCCGCCGATCCCGGGCCTGGCCGACTCCCTGGCCTCCGGTGTGGTCAAGACGCTGCGCACGGTGGGCGACGCCATCGCGATGCGGGCGGCACTGCCCCAGGCTCGCCGCGCCGTGGTGCTCGGTGCCGGCTTCATCGGTCTGGAGGCCGCCGAGGCGCTGCGGCTGCAGGGCCTGGAGGTCGACGTGGTCGAGCTGGCCGAGCACGTGCTGCCGCCGCTGGAGCGCGAGATGGCCTCCCTGGTCACCGACGAACTGGTCCGCCTGGGGATCTCCGTGCACGACGGCGTGGCCGCCACGGCGCTCGAGGACGCCGCGGGTGAGGCGGCCGTGGAGGTGGTGCTCGACGACGGCGCTCGACTCCCCGCGGACCTCGTGGTCCTCTCGGTGGGCGTGCGCCCCGACACGGCGCCGTTCGAGGCGGCCGGCGTGGAGTGCGAACGCGGGGCGATCGTGGTCGATTCCCGCGGGCGCACCAACGTGCCGGGCATCTGGGCCGTGGGTGACGCCACGGTCAGCGAGGATGCCGTGACCGGGGCGCGCCGCCCGGTGGCGCTGGCCGGTCCCGCCAACCGCGGTGGTCGGCTCGTGGCCGACGACATCCTCGCGCCGGAGCGTGCCCGCCCGATGCCGCGCCCGGTGGGCACCGCGATCGTGCGGGTCGGCGAACTGACCGCGGCCATGACCGGCGCCAATCGCGCCGCCCTCGAGAGCGCCGGGATCGCGTTCGAGACCCTCCACCTGCACCCCGGCAGTCACGCCGGCTACTTCCCCGGCGCCGAGCAGATCCACCTGCTCGTGCACCTGGGCACCGGCGGTGAGCACGAGGGGCGCCTGCTGGGCGCCCAGGCCGTGGGGGCCGACGGCGTGGACAAGCGGATCGACGTGCTCGCCACCGCCATCCGGCACGAGGCGATGGCCGCCGACCTGATGGACCTCGACCTCGCCTACGCCCCGCCCTACGGCAGTGCGAAGGACCCGGTGAACCTCGCTGGGATGATGGCCGACAACCTCGCGGAGGGCTCGCTCGCCGTGTGGCAGGCGCGCGATCTCGACGCCGTGCGGGGGGCCTCGCTGATCCTGGACGTGCGCAGCCCCGGCGAGTTCGCCTCCGGCCATATCCCGGGTGCGCTCAACGTGCCGCACACGCAGTTGCGCGAGCGGATGAGCGAGGTGCGCGCGGCCGCTGCCGGCCGCCCGGTCCGCGTGCACTGCGCGAGCGGGATGCGCTCCTACCTCGCGCACCGGCTCCTGGTGGCGGAGGGCTTCGACTCGGCCAACCTCTCCGGCGGGATCCTCACGCTGGAGGCGTGGCTGGGGCGGGAGGCCGCCGAGGTACTCGTGACTCCCGAGGCTGCGGTTCCCGAGGCTGTGCGATGA
- a CDS encoding metal-sensitive transcriptional regulator: MTDQAGFELTSEQLATQRKILNRLRRAAGQLNGVIAAVESGAPCRDVVTQLSAVSSALDRAGFAIVSSAMRDCLVDDAEQPGEGAGSAAGSPRRGKRENLTPEELEKIFMMLA, encoded by the coding sequence ATGACTGACCAGGCAGGCTTCGAGCTGACGAGCGAGCAACTCGCCACGCAGCGCAAGATCCTCAACCGGCTGCGGCGAGCCGCCGGCCAACTGAACGGCGTCATCGCGGCGGTGGAGTCCGGCGCCCCGTGCCGTGACGTGGTCACCCAGCTCTCCGCCGTCTCCAGCGCGCTGGACCGGGCGGGCTTCGCGATCGTCTCCTCGGCGATGCGGGACTGCCTGGTGGACGACGCAGAGCAGCCAGGCGAGGGCGCCGGGTCCGCTGCCGGGTCTCCCCGGCGAGGTAAGCGCGAGAACCTCACGCCCGAGGAACTCGAGAAGATCTTCATGATGCTCGCCTGA
- a CDS encoding rhodanese-like domain-containing protein — translation MRPSRLSLSFAALALGAATLAGCAGSTDETDPSAAAVVEDSTVVLDVRTPAEFADGHLEGALNIDVSGLDFDAQLAALDPAETYAVYCRSGNRSAQAAQLMAEAGFGEVIDLGSVSEAAEATDLPIVTD, via the coding sequence ATGCGACCTTCCCGACTCAGCCTCTCCTTCGCCGCGCTCGCGCTCGGCGCCGCAACCCTCGCCGGATGTGCGGGATCGACCGACGAGACCGACCCGAGCGCCGCGGCCGTGGTCGAGGACTCCACGGTCGTGCTCGACGTGCGCACCCCGGCGGAGTTCGCCGACGGCCACCTCGAGGGGGCGCTCAACATCGACGTCTCCGGGCTGGACTTCGACGCCCAACTGGCCGCGCTGGACCCCGCGGAGACCTACGCCGTCTACTGCCGCTCCGGGAACCGATCCGCGCAGGCCGCCCAGTTGATGGCCGAGGCGGGCTTCGGCGAGGTGATCGACCTCGGGAGCGTGAGCGAGGCGGCGGAGGCGACCGACCTGCCGATCGTGACGGACTGA
- a CDS encoding thioredoxin family protein, translating into MATREITLENIEDTITAGGIVLLDFWADWCPPCRAFGPVFEKSSQAHPEAVFGKIDTEAQQQLAASFGITSIPTLAVFRDGIMVFNQPGALAGPQLEALYQQVAALDMDEVRAKIAAAQQAQQGQQQEARA; encoded by the coding sequence ATGGCAACCCGTGAGATCACCCTCGAGAACATCGAGGACACCATTACCGCCGGCGGCATCGTGCTGCTGGACTTCTGGGCGGACTGGTGCCCCCCGTGCCGCGCCTTCGGTCCCGTCTTCGAGAAGTCCTCGCAGGCGCACCCCGAGGCCGTCTTCGGCAAGATCGACACCGAGGCGCAGCAGCAGCTCGCCGCCTCCTTCGGCATCACCTCCATCCCCACCCTCGCGGTCTTCCGCGACGGGATCATGGTCTTCAACCAGCCCGGTGCGCTCGCCGGCCCCCAGCTCGAGGCCCTCTACCAGCAGGTCGCGGCGCTGGACATGGACGAGGTCCGCGCGAAGATCGCCGCGGCCCAGCAGGCCCAGCAGGGTCAGCAGCAGGAGGCTCGCGCATGA
- a CDS encoding FAD-dependent oxidoreductase yields MTILSSLDRLLGRISMVLFTAVVLALLLAVAGVQAGLGSLPYDWAVLLPAAGSAVVGSLLGTIAGALVTRSRPYLPSSAVTGLILTLVMPATLGWQVFLLAGAAAGASKYLIAWHGRHLLNPAVVGLLVIGVTGAGVSTWWVGTEPMILPVLLGGLLVLWRARRLGFAAVYASVAIGLTWFGYVLGGAEPGAALRFAVVSAPTLFLAAFMLSEPVTSPPRAWQRAVVGALVALVQVLPLYLPGGGVVLGTLTITPELALAVGNLVAFAFGTRARVRLRLVRRQVRGDLVDLYFAPSRPLRALAGQYLDVDVPQAGLVADRRGRRRPLSLAGDPAGPEVRLVTRLRAAPDARPSPVKQALVNLPPAGEIAVLGVAGEFLAPRPGRPALLVAAGIGVTPFLAMLDAAAGSAPWGGAAGGARDWVVLHAVTRAEDALALAAPPPAGVRCLLVVPPELAAASATGWETVVGSVYSADGLLALVPDVAARQVLASGAPVRLEPLRRALRAAGARRVRTDVFLGY; encoded by the coding sequence GTGACCATCCTCAGCTCACTGGACCGCCTGCTCGGGCGGATCTCCATGGTGCTGTTCACCGCGGTCGTCCTCGCGCTGCTCCTCGCGGTTGCGGGGGTCCAGGCGGGGCTCGGGAGCCTGCCCTATGACTGGGCCGTGCTGCTGCCCGCTGCAGGCAGCGCCGTCGTGGGCAGCCTGCTCGGCACGATCGCGGGTGCCCTGGTCACCCGGTCCCGGCCCTACCTGCCCTCCAGTGCGGTCACGGGCCTGATCCTCACCCTCGTGATGCCCGCCACGCTCGGCTGGCAGGTGTTCCTGCTCGCCGGGGCCGCGGCCGGCGCCTCCAAGTACCTCATCGCCTGGCACGGGCGGCACCTGCTGAATCCCGCCGTCGTGGGCCTGCTCGTGATCGGCGTGACCGGGGCGGGAGTGAGCACCTGGTGGGTGGGGACCGAGCCGATGATCCTCCCGGTGCTGCTCGGCGGCCTGCTGGTGCTGTGGCGGGCGCGGCGGCTCGGGTTCGCCGCCGTCTACGCGTCGGTTGCGATCGGGCTCACCTGGTTCGGGTATGTGCTCGGGGGTGCGGAGCCCGGGGCTGCGCTGCGGTTCGCGGTGGTCTCCGCGCCCACCCTCTTCCTCGCCGCGTTCATGCTCAGCGAGCCCGTGACCAGCCCGCCGCGGGCGTGGCAACGTGCGGTGGTCGGCGCGCTGGTGGCGCTCGTGCAGGTGCTGCCGCTCTACCTGCCCGGCGGCGGGGTGGTCCTCGGCACACTGACCATCACCCCGGAGCTGGCGCTCGCCGTCGGGAACCTCGTGGCGTTCGCCTTCGGGACGCGCGCCCGGGTGCGGTTGCGGCTCGTGCGGCGGCAGGTGCGCGGCGACCTGGTCGACCTGTACTTCGCGCCCTCCCGGCCGCTGCGCGCGCTTGCGGGGCAGTACCTCGACGTGGACGTGCCGCAGGCCGGGCTGGTGGCGGATCGGCGGGGGCGACGGCGCCCGCTCAGCCTGGCCGGCGACCCCGCCGGTCCCGAGGTGCGGCTCGTGACGCGGCTGCGCGCGGCGCCGGACGCGCGGCCGAGCCCGGTGAAGCAGGCCCTGGTGAACCTCCCGCCGGCGGGGGAGATCGCGGTGCTCGGGGTGGCGGGGGAGTTCCTGGCGCCGAGGCCCGGGCGGCCTGCCCTGCTGGTGGCCGCCGGGATCGGCGTGACCCCGTTCCTGGCGATGCTCGATGCGGCGGCGGGGTCGGCGCCCTGGGGTGGTGCGGCGGGTGGCGCGCGGGACTGGGTGGTGCTGCACGCCGTCACCCGCGCCGAGGACGCACTCGCGCTGGCCGCACCGCCGCCGGCGGGGGTGCGGTGCCTGCTCGTGGTCCCACCGGAGTTGGCCGCGGCCTCGGCGACCGGCTGGGAGACCGTGGTCGGCTCGGTGTACTCGGCCGATGGCCTGCTGGCCCTGGTGCCGGACGTCGCGGCGCGGCAGGTGCTCGCCTCCGGCGCGCCGGTGCGGCTCGAGCCCCTGCGCCGCGCGCTGCGTGCCGCCGGCGCCCGCCGCGTGCGCACCGACGTCTTCCTCGGCTACTGA
- a CDS encoding MFS transporter, which produces MTHAPADTRTRLQRRTLILLSVAQILSGIAAGSIVSVGSLIAVDLTGSDAWAGSVTTANTLGAALASLILAQLAAARGRRPALAGGLAIAALGATSVIAAAVTGQLLLLLLGGALMGFGSAVNLQARFAATDLAAPRTRSRDLSIVVWMSTVGAVTGPNLIAFAEAISQVTGLPLLAAAFAPPIAGLLAAVAVLGIGLRPDPLLLSREHEGALDPAWSAASTPQPVPDGAASSRGRFTGLSRSFAALRGHPRALAALIAILAAHAVMVAVMSMTPVHMEHHGATLQLVGLTVSLHIAGMYALAPVMGLLADRLGPPAVLVGGLAVLILAVALSGASGANAALTTAGLILLGLGWSAATVAGAAMIAASVTGPERVAVQGLADSLMSLAGAAGGALAGVGLAVVGYGGLNAAGGAVAALAIVAVLAVLRRPRVAP; this is translated from the coding sequence GTGACGCACGCCCCCGCCGACACTCGCACCCGCCTGCAGCGCCGCACCCTGATCCTGCTCTCGGTCGCGCAGATCCTCAGCGGCATCGCCGCCGGCTCCATCGTCTCGGTCGGGTCCCTGATCGCCGTCGACCTCACGGGCAGCGACGCCTGGGCCGGCTCCGTCACCACCGCCAACACCCTGGGCGCCGCGCTCGCCTCGCTGATCCTCGCCCAGCTCGCCGCCGCCCGCGGCCGCCGCCCCGCGCTGGCCGGCGGGCTCGCGATCGCGGCCCTGGGCGCCACCAGCGTGATCGCCGCAGCCGTCACCGGCCAGTTGCTGTTGCTCCTGCTCGGCGGGGCACTCATGGGCTTCGGCAGCGCCGTCAACCTGCAGGCCAGGTTCGCCGCGACCGACCTCGCCGCGCCGCGCACACGCTCGCGGGACCTGTCGATCGTGGTGTGGATGAGCACCGTCGGGGCCGTCACCGGCCCCAACCTCATCGCCTTCGCCGAGGCGATCTCGCAGGTCACCGGCCTGCCGCTGCTCGCCGCCGCCTTCGCGCCGCCGATCGCGGGGCTGCTGGCTGCCGTCGCCGTGCTCGGCATCGGCCTTCGCCCCGATCCGCTGCTGCTCTCGCGCGAGCACGAGGGCGCCCTGGATCCCGCCTGGTCAGCTGCGTCAACGCCCCAGCCCGTGCCCGACGGCGCAGCCTCCTCCCGAGGCCGGTTCACCGGCCTGAGCCGCTCCTTCGCCGCCCTGCGGGGCCACCCGCGCGCGTTGGCGGCGCTCATCGCGATCCTCGCCGCACACGCCGTGATGGTCGCCGTGATGTCGATGACCCCGGTGCACATGGAGCACCACGGCGCCACCCTCCAACTCGTCGGGCTCACCGTGAGCCTGCACATCGCCGGGATGTACGCCCTCGCGCCGGTGATGGGCCTGCTCGCGGACCGCCTGGGGCCACCCGCCGTGCTGGTGGGCGGCCTGGCCGTGCTGATCCTCGCCGTCGCCCTCTCCGGGGCCTCCGGGGCGAACGCCGCGCTGACCACCGCCGGCCTGATCCTGCTCGGCCTGGGCTGGTCGGCCGCCACGGTTGCGGGTGCCGCGATGATCGCCGCCTCGGTGACCGGCCCGGAGCGGGTCGCGGTGCAGGGCCTGGCGGACTCCCTGATGTCCCTGGCCGGGGCGGCGGGTGGGGCGCTCGCGGGGGTGGGCCTCGCCGTCGTGGGCTACGGCGGGCTGAACGCCGCCGGGGGAGCGGTGGCCGCCCTGGCGATCGTGGCCGTGCTGGCGGTGCTTCGCCGCCCCCGAGTTGCCCCGTGA
- a CDS encoding FAD:protein FMN transferase, producing the protein MPDAEADFRTPHRSPLAARAADDAMRFEAIGTQWTILTPEPLPMGVEARILAAISEFDHEWSRFREDSLVAALGREGGTAPVGLDGEAMLRLYTRLAEATEGAVNPLVGARLSHLGYDATYRLEPAPGAPPEVPSWSNRFQGTTALLTLPRGTVLDVGAIGKGRLVDIVVGILQYVGISEFTVDAGGDMRHRGAFHGGDGLRVALEHPLDSERAVGVVTLQDAAIAASATNRRSWSAGLHHVLDARTGAPARGVLATWAIARTAMLADAASTAAFFLPPAAVMQALDGVHAVIVMPTRGPLRAAGFDALPEGRAHSGTLLA; encoded by the coding sequence GTGCCTGACGCCGAGGCGGATTTCCGCACGCCGCATCGCTCACCGCTCGCGGCCCGCGCCGCCGACGACGCCATGCGCTTCGAGGCCATCGGCACCCAGTGGACGATCCTCACGCCCGAGCCCCTCCCCATGGGGGTGGAGGCGCGGATCCTGGCCGCGATCAGCGAGTTCGACCACGAGTGGTCCCGGTTCCGGGAGGACTCCCTGGTCGCGGCGCTCGGGCGCGAGGGCGGCACGGCCCCGGTCGGGCTCGACGGTGAGGCGATGCTCCGGCTGTACACCCGCCTCGCGGAGGCGACCGAGGGCGCCGTCAACCCCCTGGTCGGGGCCCGCCTGAGCCACCTCGGCTACGACGCGACCTACCGGTTGGAGCCGGCGCCCGGGGCGCCGCCGGAGGTGCCCTCGTGGAGCAACCGCTTCCAGGGCACGACGGCGCTGCTCACCCTGCCGCGCGGAACCGTGCTGGACGTGGGTGCGATCGGCAAGGGTCGACTGGTGGACATCGTGGTCGGCATCCTGCAGTACGTCGGGATCTCGGAGTTCACCGTGGACGCCGGGGGCGACATGCGCCACCGGGGCGCCTTCCACGGCGGCGACGGGTTGCGGGTCGCCCTCGAGCACCCGCTCGACTCCGAGCGCGCCGTGGGTGTGGTGACCCTGCAGGACGCGGCCATCGCCGCCTCCGCCACCAATCGACGCTCCTGGTCCGCCGGGCTGCACCATGTGCTGGACGCACGCACCGGCGCCCCCGCCCGCGGGGTGCTGGCCACCTGGGCCATTGCCCGGACGGCCATGCTCGCCGACGCCGCCTCCACGGCCGCCTTCTTCCTGCCCCCGGCCGCGGTGATGCAGGCACTGGACGGCGTGCACGCCGTGATCGTGATGCCCACCCGCGGGCCCCTGCGCGCCGCCGGTTTCGATGCGCTGCCCGAGGGCCGCGCACACAGTGGCACCCTGTTGGCGTGA